From the genome of Spirochaetota bacterium, one region includes:
- a CDS encoding CoA-binding protein, which yields MDQCEVPAFNSEDGEIKEILTRYKVVAIVGLSDDPTKDSNRVAQYLISNGYTVVPVNPTKETILGLKSYPNLTSIPFTVDIVDIFRKPADVPPVVDEAIAIGAKVVWMQLGIAHNEAAKKAREAGLKVVQSKCIKMEHSRYFGTDAHAVTFNISPGQ from the coding sequence ATGGATCAATGTGAAGTTCCAGCGTTTAATTCTGAAGATGGTGAAATAAAAGAGATACTGACACGCTATAAGGTTGTTGCAATCGTTGGCTTATCTGATGATCCAACAAAGGACAGCAACAGAGTGGCACAGTATTTAATAAGTAATGGCTATACTGTTGTGCCAGTCAATCCAACAAAAGAAACAATATTGGGCTTGAAATCGTATCCCAACCTCACATCAATACCATTTACGGTTGACATAGTGGATATATTCCGAAAGCCTGCTGATGTACCCCCGGTAGTTGATGAAGCAATTGCTATTGGTGCAAAAGTTGTATGGATGCAGCTTGGCATTGCGCATAATGAAGCGGCAAAAAAAGCAAGGGAAGCTGGATTAAAAGTTGTGCAGAGCAAGTGCATAAAAATGGAGCATTCTCGTTATTTTGGTACAGATGCTCATGCAGTAACGTTTAATATTAGTCCGGGTCAATGA
- a CDS encoding FAD-binding oxidoreductase, whose amino-acid sequence MNSKLQQLKNELQKVLHFSAVSDDPDILEKYSVDETSDLKGNPWLVVYAKTTSDVSTVLSLCNQYRIPVIPRGAGTGVTGGAVPVCGGIVLSLEKMNQILEIDTENMIAVCQPGVITGQLQKEALQYGLMYPPDPASLDSCSLGGNVAEGAGGPRAVKYGTTKDYITGLEFVLADGSVLHHGGKFIKNATGYNLTGILIGSEGTLAIITKIYCKLIPAPALTLDMLIPFDSLTHATQFVYTLLTHRVQPAVLEFMEEDALTLAAQYLKEEMPHPHARAHLLIQLDGDSYHEIEPLLQKILSLCPVNPEDILVAQSPEQKERLWKARRCIREAIHAKSPVFLAEDCSIPRSSIVPFLTGVKEALTPYRLQSIMFGHAGDGNVHIDVLKNDMPYEKFKNLVPVLKEIIYGLAYKYGGTITGEHGTGFIRKEALKKFASEAELSLYKRLKKAFDPYCILNPYKIIDPD is encoded by the coding sequence ATGAACTCAAAATTACAACAACTAAAAAACGAATTACAAAAAGTGCTGCACTTCTCTGCAGTTAGTGATGATCCTGATATCCTGGAAAAATATTCTGTGGATGAAACTTCGGATTTAAAAGGCAATCCATGGCTTGTGGTGTATGCCAAAACTACTAGTGATGTAAGTACCGTGCTATCACTATGCAACCAGTATCGCATACCTGTTATACCGCGTGGTGCTGGTACTGGTGTTACTGGTGGAGCAGTTCCAGTATGTGGTGGCATAGTGCTATCGCTTGAAAAGATGAACCAAATTCTTGAGATAGATACTGAAAACATGATTGCAGTGTGTCAGCCAGGCGTTATTACAGGACAGTTGCAAAAGGAAGCATTGCAGTATGGCCTCATGTATCCACCCGATCCGGCTAGCCTTGATTCGTGCTCACTTGGTGGAAACGTTGCAGAAGGCGCCGGTGGACCTCGTGCTGTGAAATACGGCACTACCAAGGATTACATCACGGGGCTTGAGTTTGTACTTGCTGATGGCAGCGTGCTGCACCATGGGGGAAAATTTATAAAAAACGCTACTGGCTATAATCTCACCGGCATCCTCATTGGTTCAGAGGGTACCCTTGCTATAATTACAAAAATATACTGCAAACTTATACCAGCTCCTGCACTCACGCTTGATATGCTCATACCATTTGATAGCCTCACCCATGCAACACAGTTTGTATACACACTGCTTACCCATCGCGTGCAACCAGCTGTGCTTGAATTTATGGAAGAAGATGCTCTGACCTTGGCAGCACAATATTTGAAGGAGGAAATGCCCCATCCGCATGCACGAGCACATCTTCTAATACAACTTGATGGCGATAGTTACCATGAAATAGAACCGCTACTACAAAAAATCCTTTCCCTGTGTCCCGTTAATCCTGAGGACATCCTGGTAGCCCAGTCTCCAGAGCAAAAAGAACGACTGTGGAAAGCACGTCGGTGCATTCGCGAGGCAATCCATGCCAAAAGCCCGGTGTTTTTGGCTGAAGACTGCTCCATCCCGCGTTCTTCCATTGTACCATTTTTAACGGGCGTGAAAGAGGCTCTGACCCCATACAGGTTGCAATCCATTATGTTTGGCCATGCAGGTGATGGTAATGTTCACATTGATGTATTGAAAAACGATATGCCATATGAAAAATTCAAAAATCTTGTACCAGTGTTAAAAGAGATAATATATGGTCTGGCATATAAGTATGGGGGGACAATTACCGGAGAACATGGTACTGGTTTTATACGCAAAGAGGCATTAAAGAAATTTGCCTCCGAAGCGGAGCTGTCGCTTTATAAACGATTAAAAAAAGCTTTTGACCCTTATTGCATTTTAAACCCGTATAAAATCATTGACCCGGACTAA
- a CDS encoding MFS transporter has translation MDNQKKLYTDKNLLIAFGITLIVVMGVTNITPALPAMAQHFNIPYSSVALMITVFTMPGIILTPILGILSDRIGRKIIIIPSLLIFGITGTIMFFIKDFSLLLILRFIQGIGVSALGAINATIIGDLFTGKNRTIAFGYNASVLNIGTAAYPAIGGFMCILGWNYPFLLSAFAFIVAWFVMFHLHNPEPTSTSSLKNYFTAILKIVKSPYVIGLLLTTVLTFILLYGPIITYIPYIISYRFNGTSATIGIFMSLMSVVTAITSSQLQILTKRFSEKNLILYGFIGLCISFIIAGVAPNFFWLIVAIVIGGASNAINNPSLLSLLNAATPTQYRGAIMSLNGMGLRIGQTVGPIIMASFCAIVTVDIAFYIISGLTLIIVSALFSTLLSNRYCTLEE, from the coding sequence ATGGACAATCAAAAAAAGCTCTACACAGATAAAAATCTGCTTATTGCATTTGGTATAACACTTATTGTGGTGATGGGTGTAACCAATATTACACCTGCTTTGCCTGCAATGGCACAGCATTTCAATATTCCCTATTCATCTGTAGCATTAATGATAACTGTATTTACAATGCCAGGTATTATTCTAACACCAATACTGGGCATTCTTTCCGACAGAATAGGACGTAAAATTATAATTATCCCATCATTGCTAATATTTGGTATTACTGGGACCATCATGTTCTTCATCAAGGATTTCAGCTTGCTACTTATCTTGCGATTTATTCAGGGTATCGGTGTATCTGCATTAGGAGCTATCAACGCTACTATCATTGGCGATCTGTTTACCGGTAAAAACCGTACCATCGCATTTGGGTACAACGCAAGTGTGTTAAACATTGGTACCGCAGCCTATCCAGCCATAGGTGGATTTATGTGCATCCTTGGGTGGAATTACCCATTTCTTTTATCTGCATTTGCATTTATTGTTGCCTGGTTTGTCATGTTTCATTTACATAACCCCGAACCAACCAGTACCTCATCCCTCAAAAATTATTTCACTGCCATTCTGAAGATTGTAAAAAGCCCCTATGTCATAGGATTGCTGTTAACAACAGTACTTACCTTTATATTGCTGTATGGACCAATAATAACATATATTCCTTATATTATATCCTATCGTTTCAATGGGACATCTGCAACTATTGGAATATTTATGTCACTGATGTCTGTAGTCACTGCTATAACTTCATCACAATTGCAAATATTAACAAAACGTTTTTCAGAAAAAAATTTAATACTTTATGGATTTATAGGTTTATGCATATCGTTTATTATCGCAGGTGTTGCGCCAAACTTTTTTTGGCTTATTGTAGCAATTGTTATAGGTGGTGCTTCCAATGCAATAAACAATCCAAGTTTACTATCGCTTCTTAATGCAGCAACCCCTACGCAATACCGCGGAGCAATCATGTCCCTCAATGGCATGGGCCTTAGAATTGGGCAAACTGTTGGACCAATAATCATGGCATCATTTTGTGCGATAGTAACTGTTGATATAGCTTTTTATATTATAAGCGGGTTAACACTGATAATTGTTAGTGCACTTTTTTCTACCCTGCTTTCGAATAGATATTGTACATTAGAAGAATGA